One part of the Arabidopsis thaliana chromosome 4, partial sequence genome encodes these proteins:
- the DER2.1 gene encoding DERLIN-2.1 (DERLIN-2.1 (DER2.1); CONTAINS InterPro DOMAIN/s: Der1-like (InterPro:IPR007599); BEST Arabidopsis thaliana protein match is: DERLIN-2.2 (TAIR:AT4G04860.1); Has 30201 Blast hits to 17322 proteins in 780 species: Archae - 12; Bacteria - 1396; Metazoa - 17338; Fungi - 3422; Plants - 5037; Viruses - 0; Other Eukaryotes - 2996 (source: NCBI BLink).): MAQAVEEWYKQMPIITRSYLTAAVVTTVGCSLEIISPYNLYLNPTLVVKQYQFWRLVTNFLYFRKMDLDFLFHMFFLARYCKLLEENSFRGKTADFLYMLLFGATVLTGIVLIGGMIPYLSVSFSKIIFLSNSLTFMMVYVWSKQNPYIHMSFLGLFTFTAAYLPWVLLGFSILVGASAWGDFLGMIAGHAYYFLAFVYPRMTDRRPLKTPSFLKALFADEPVVIARPEDVRFAHAPFDEIHQD; the protein is encoded by the exons ATGGCTCAAGCCGTAGAAGAGTGGTACAAGCAGATGCCGATTATAACCCGGTCGTATCTCACGGCGGCTGTAGTCACCACCGTCGGGTGTTCGCTCGAG attATATCTCCTTATAATCTCTACCTAAATCCTACCCTTGTGGTGAAGCAATACCAGTTCTGGCGTCTTGTCACAAATTTCCTTTATTTCCGAAAGATGG ATTTGGACTTTTTGTTCCATATGTTTTTTCTAGCTCGATACTGCAAACTGCTCGAAGAAAACTCCTTCAGGGGAAAGACCGCGGATTTCCTTTACATGCTCTTATTCGGGGCAACTGTTCTAACTGGTATTGTTCTCATTGGCGGAATGATACCTTATTTGTCTGTTTCATTCTCCAAAATCATCTTCCTCAGCAATTCATTGACTTTCATGATG GTCTATGTATGGAGTAAACAAAATCCTTACATCCACATGAGTTTCCTTGGCCTCTTCACTTTCACAGCAGCTTATTTACCATGG GTACTTCTTGGATTCTCTATCCTTGTTGGTGCAAGTGCATGGGGGGATTTTCTG GGAATGATAGCGGGCCACGCATACTACTTCTTGGCATTTGTGTATCCCCGAATGACGGATCGACGTCCCTTGAAAACTCCATCTTTCCTCAAGGCCCTATTTGCTGATGAGCCAGTCGTGATTGCAAGGCCAGAAGATGTGAGATTTGCTCATGCGCCTTTTGATGAAATCCACCAAGACTGA
- the TOM1 gene encoding tobamovirus multiplication 1 (tobamovirus multiplication 1 (TOM1); INVOLVED IN: viral replication complex formation and maintenance; LOCATED IN: vacuolar membrane, plasma membrane; EXPRESSED IN: 24 plant structures; EXPRESSED DURING: 15 growth stages; CONTAINS InterPro DOMAIN/s: Protein of unknown function DUF1084 (InterPro:IPR009457); BEST Arabidopsis thaliana protein match is: tobamovirus multiplication protein 3 (TAIR:AT2G02180.1); Has 30201 Blast hits to 17322 proteins in 780 species: Archae - 12; Bacteria - 1396; Metazoa - 17338; Fungi - 3422; Plants - 5037; Viruses - 0; Other Eukaryotes - 2996 (source: NCBI BLink).), whose amino-acid sequence MTDSGLMMPAEIAGILTTAITSWWDDVNESTQWQDGIFFALCGAYALVSAVALVQLIRIQMRVPEYGWTTQKVFHLMNFVVNGVRAVLFGFHMQVFLVHPKALCWVLLDLPGLLFFSAYTLLVLFWAEIYHQARSLPTDKLRITYISVNVAVYLAQIGIWAYIWVHDNSTVELVGKIFIAVVSFIAALGFLLYGGRLFFMLRRFPIESKGRRKKLHEVGSVTAICFTCFLIRCVVVAVSAFDKDLTLDVLDHPVLNLIYYMVVEVLPSALVLFILRKLPPKRVSAQYHPIQ is encoded by the exons ATGACGGATTCGGGTCTAATGATGCCGGCGGAGATTGCTGGAATTCTAACCACGGCGATTACGAGTTGGTGGGATGATGTTAATGAGTCAACTCAGTGGCAAGATGGGATCTTTTTCGCTCTTTGTGGTGCTTATGCTCTTGTTTCCGCCGTTGCTCTT GTTCAACTGATAAGGATCCAAATGAGAGTGCCTGAGTATGGTTGGACTACTCAGAAGGTGTTTCATCTTATGAACTTTGTCGTCAATGGAG TTCGTGCGGTTCTGTTTGGATTTCACATGCAAGTATTTCTTGTTCATCCCAAG GCTCTTTGCTGGGTACTATTGGATCTTCCTGGCCTTCTCTTTTTCTCGGCATACACGCTGCTTGTGCTGTTCTGGGCAGAGATATATCACCAG GCTAGAAGCTTACCTACAGATAAGCTGCGGATAACCTATATTTCTGTCAACGTGGCTGTATATTTGGCTCAG ATTGGTATCTGGGCATACATCTGGGTACATGATAACAGCACTGTGGAGTTAGTTGGAAAGATATTTATCGCAG ttgTGTCTTTCATCGCCGCATTAGGCTTCTTGCTGTATGGAGGAAG ATTGTTTTTCATGCTAAGAAGGTTCCCTATCGAGTcaaaaggaagaaggaagaaactcCACGAG GTTGGATCTGTGACAGCTATATGCTTCACCTGCTTCCTCATAAGATGCGTTGTG GTGGCTGTATCAGCTTTTGACAAGGATTTAACACTTGATGTTCTTGATCATCCGGTTCTGAACTTAATCTACTATATG gTGGTAGAAGTACTTCCATCGGCACTAGTCCTCTTCATTCTCCGAAAGCTACCTCCAAAGAGAGTATCAGCTCAATACCATCCGATCCAGTAG
- the QQT2 gene encoding P-loop containing nucleoside triphosphate hydrolases superfamily protein (quatre-quart2 (QQT2); FUNCTIONS IN: nucleotide binding, ATP binding; INVOLVED IN: embryo development, cell division; LOCATED IN: microtubule; EXPRESSED IN: 22 plant structures; EXPRESSED DURING: 13 growth stages; CONTAINS InterPro DOMAIN/s: Protein of unknown function, ATP binding (InterPro:IPR004130); BEST Arabidopsis thaliana protein match is: P-loop containing nucleoside triphosphate hydrolases superfamily protein (TAIR:AT4G12790.5); Has 35333 Blast hits to 34131 proteins in 2444 species: Archae - 798; Bacteria - 22429; Metazoa - 974; Fungi - 991; Plants - 531; Viruses - 0; Other Eukaryotes - 9610 (source: NCBI BLink).) has translation MDPMESSSEQDIVEESQKLVDSLDKLRVSAASSSSNFKKKPIIIIVVGMAGSGKTSFLHRLVCHTFDSKSHGYVVNLDPAVMSLPFGANIDIRDTVKYKEVMKQYNLGPNGGILTSLNLFATKFDEVVSVIEKRADQLDYVLVDTPGQIEIFTWSASGAIITEAFASTFPTVVTYVVDTPRSSSPITFMSNMLYACSILYKTRLPLVLAFNKTDVADHKFALEWMEDFEVFQAAIQSDNSYTATLANSLSLSLYEFYRNIRSVGVSAISGAGMDGFFKAIEASAEEYMETYKADLDMRKADKERLEEERKKHEMEKLRKDMESSQGGTVVLNTGLKDRDATEKMMLEEDDEDFQVEDEEDSDDAIDEDDEDDETKHYYL, from the exons ATGGATCCTATGGAGTCGTCTAGTGAACAG gACATTGTTGAAGAGAGTCAAAAGCTGGTTGACTCATTGGACAAGCTTCGTGTTAGTGCTGCGAGTTCATCTTCTAATTTCAAGAAGAAGCCTATCATTATTATCGTTGTTGGAATGGCAG GTAGTGGAAAAACTAGCTTTCTTCATCGCTTGGTCTGTCATACTTTTGATTCAAAGAGCCATGGTTATGTGGTGAACCTTGACCCTGCTGTTATGTCTCTACCATTTGGTGCCAACATCGATATAAGAGACACTGTCAAGTACAAGGAAGTTATGAAGCAGTATAATCTGGGTCCTAATGGTGGAATTCTCACTTCACTCAACTTGTTTGCTACTAAATTCGACGAG GTTGTCTCTGTGATTGAGAAACGTGCAGACCAGCTTGATTATGTTCTTGTGGACACTCCTGGTCAGATTGAGATCTTTACATGGTCTGCTTCTGGGGCTATAATCACTGAAGCTTTCGCTTCAACCTTCCCCACTGTTGTCACCTATGTGGTTGATACTCCCCGTTCCTCAAGCCCAATCACTTTTATGAGCAACATGCTTTACGCTTGTAGTATTCTCTACAAGACTCGGTTGCCTCTTGTCTTGGCTTTCAACAAAACTGATGTCGCAGATCACAAGTTTGCTTTAGAG TGGATGGAAGATTTCGAGGTCTTTCAAGCAGCGATTCAGTCTGATAACTCGTACACGGCGACCTTAGCTAACAGTCTCTCCCTTTCACTCTACGAGTTCTACCGTAACATAAGATCCGTTGGTGTTTCTGCAATCTCTGGTGCTGGAATGGATGGCTTCTTTAAAGCCATTGAAGCAAGTGCTGAGGAATACATGGAAACTTACAA GGCTGATCTTGACATGAGAAAGGCGGACAAGGAGCggttggaagaagaaagaaagaaacatgaaaTGGAAAAACTAAGAAAGGATATGGAGAGTTCTCAGGGAGGCACTGTGGTTTTAAACACTGGTTTGAAAGACAGAGATGCAAcagagaagatgatgctagAGGAGGATGATGAGGACTTTcaggttgaagatgaagaagacagtGATGATGCCAtagatgaggatgatgaagacgacgaGACGAAGCATTACTACCTATGA
- a CDS encoding uncharacterized protein (unknown protein; Has 30201 Blast hits to 17322 proteins in 780 species: Archae - 12; Bacteria - 1396; Metazoa - 17338; Fungi - 3422; Plants - 5037; Viruses - 0; Other Eukaryotes - 2996 (source: NCBI BLink).), with product MAAPIAIGTRGTIGSLVRKEIDYFKNFSTCHPQFDPRRGNSEENKNTFKQRDRSSSRLGSWFSKTKWRKKKRQTRGGGGKFFPSMCSAVEVSGENRVPGFNYRILKSDHQKGLRV from the coding sequence ATGGCTGCTCCAATCGCCATAGGAACACGAGGAACCATCGGATCGCTTGTACGTAAAGAAATCGACTACTTCAAAAACTTCTCTACATGTCATCCCCAATTCGATCCACGGAGAGGCAATTcggaagaaaacaaaaatacatttaaacAAAGAGATCGGTCATCATCACGGTTGGGTTCTTGGTTCTCTAAAACtaaatggagaaagaagaagcggCAGACTCGTGGTGGCGGTGGCAAGTTTTTTCCGAGTATGTGCTCGGCGGTGGAGGTTTCCGGCGAGAATCGAGTTCCGGGTTTCAACTATAGGATCTTGAAGAGTGATCATCAGAAGGGCTTGCGTGTGTAG
- a CDS encoding binding / calmodulin binding protein — MDENEPPCASPAPPRNPASSLLSDISNFKTPRRTSVVNSNISKSPYPHFFTASKQTPKSSSSNFRRPSMVHSYASRSKVSTSSRRLKAFELQQSQSSRKAELTKEKNLRSLAKSLTVWLNFLFENPENCGCDPFENESGVGNLGKGKRDSGEALGNSKSVGVDTMWRSPKRLRNLGWCGEKKRSEIDSSLTGSKYSTLRESLRDVCSLDDLKQRMQFHLSLGSCKEIFDVMTRVSKNIDEGRIKMKPQCPLVTDFGMKEKAIKALMSYNQVWLRLGLYIIFGGDSFLSDSEVNSDQEMAFLKMVISKQFFSHDGLARSYVYNKMVEGLYRPGYYEALGNVILKRILLLVLVIDRAKSQSCLSLKYGIDGIDGGSPLMFSEKSSIKSSHQLICELLSSDVMHGEGNLLAHLVIIGYKIPYQQSPLVEYNFRVRELFADLQDGVRLCRAIQLLLHDPSILTKMVVPSDNRKKNLANCRIALQYLKDAGVSLKDDEGMMITGEDVADGDRELTISLLWNIFVHLQLPLLINGRLLTEEIYKVQGVEQNNQITMSTPLEMLLNWIQSITRKNDFKLESFASLVDGKGIWFLLDYYFRQEVCCRCLHREDPGGQEGPQSVMSNTDYHDAVQNFILSQKLTALLGSFPEVLQIGDLLEHNAVVSNQSVIILLAFLSSKLIVKENLEQLNFHKLLCSSCQVQEKRYSRIRISCSSSEAVTIEEPDRENGEDATKRFQAIKAWWQDMANQNQISVGKANSHTLQGSLSRKCTTDSQRAYLLLAEIAAVIIQSNIRGLHARRKFRNKMRAICFLQAAVRTWLSVKNIQVVEKFNVEEVTLHLSERSANLKPVARYVKFIVDRSRFIKLRKSVSVIQKAVRRHQSNLHHELKAALRIQLAWRSYKEKVISSITIQSYVRGWITRRMNRTYKFSSILIQRYCRGWLARRKFCLQREATISIQSAIRKFNCMMSFHRCKHAATQVQRLVRGQIVRSRLQGASTLYSKLDEGVSRLPQHSFGMTKMLHSVIKVQRWWREFLHSKNMRIKSAVLIQSHIRGLFARRKTSVERHNIVMIQSHWRGYLTRKASKAQVLDLRVRMQTSAANIDDKKRLINKLLSALSELLSMKNVHNILHICETLESATKYSDKCCEELVAAGAIEKLLTLIRSASRSIPDQQVSKHALSTLGHLARYPQMADELINTKGSIQTIFWELLRNKEEAYFIASDVLKKICSSHKGVEAVRKLPALVKRLHVLVEELTRKANIEKRNVKGQTGKEKSERRLKEAIELVKLITRR; from the exons ATGGATGAAAACGAACCGCCGTGCGCTTCACCGGCGCCGCCACGTAATCCGGCGTCATCGTTACTCAGTGACATATCCAATTTCAAAACGCCGCGGCGTACTTCCGTTGTGAATTCGAATATTAGTAAATCTCCGTATCCGCATTTCTTCACTGCATCAAAGCAAACCCCAAAATCTTCGTCTTCTAATTTCCGTCGTCCTTCAATGGTTCATTCTTATGCATCTCGGTCTAAGGTATCAACATCGTCGAGGCGGCTCAAAGCATTTGAACTTCAGCAATCTCAATCTTCACGCAAGGCTGAGTTGAcgaaagagaagaatcttAGATCTCTTGCTAAATCACTTACTGTGTGGCTCAATTTCTTGTTTGAAAACCCGGAAAATTGCGGTTGCGATCCGTTCGAGAACGAGTCTGGTGTTGGGAATTTAGGTAAGGGGAAGAGAGATAGTGGTGAGGCTTTAGGAAATAGTAAATCTGTTGGAGTTGATACAATGTGGAGAAGCCCTAAAAGGTTGAGGAATTTAGGTTGGTGTGGTGAGAAAAAACGTTCAGAGATTGACTCTTCCTTGACTGGTTCTAAGTATTCTACGTTGAGAGAATCTTTAAGAGATGTGTGTAGTTTAGATGATTTGAAGCAAAGAATGCAATTTCACTTGAGTTTGGGAAGTTGCAAGGAGATTTTTGATGTGATGACTCGTGTTTCAAAG AATATAGATGAAGGGAGGATAAAAATGAAACCACAATGCCCTCTTGTAACTGATTTTGGAATGAAGGAGAAGGCCATCAAGGCACTGATGAGCTATAACCAAGTTTGGCTTCGTTTAGGGTTATATATCATCTTTGGTGGTGATTCCTTTTTGTCTGATAGTGAAGTTAACTCAGATCAAGAAATGGCGTTCTTGAAGATGGTAATTAGTAAGCAGTTCTTTTCCCACGATGGCCTTGCTAGATCTTATGTTTATAACAAGATGGTTGAGGGTTTATACAGACCAGGGTACTATGAAGCTCTTGGAAATGTGATTTTGAAGAGGATTCTGTTGCTGGTTCTTGTAATTGATAGAGCCAAATCTCAAAGCTGCCTTTCGCTCAAGTATGGGATTGATGGGATAGATGGTGGCTCACCCCTCATGTTCTCAGAGAAATCTAGTATAAAGTCTAGCCACCAACTTATATGTG AATTATTGTCCTCTGATGTAATGCATGGAGAAGGGAATCTCCTAGCGCATCTAGTGATTATAGGATACAAAATACCTTATCAGCAG TCTCCTTTAGTTGAATACAACTTTAGAGTGAGAGAGTTGTTTGCTGACCTCCAAGATGGCGTGCGGCTCTGCAGAGCTATTCAACTACTACTTCATGATCCGTCCATTCTCACG AAAATGGTAGTTCCATCCGACAATCGAAAGAAGAACTTGGCCAATTGTAGAATTGCACTTCAATATCTTAAGGATGCTGGTGTTTCGTTAAAAGATGACGAAGGAATGATGATAACTGGGGAAGATGTTGCAGATGGTGACAGAGAGCTCACTATTTCACTACTATGGAACATTTTTGTACATTTGCAG CTGCCTCTTCTGATTAATGGGAGACTCTTGACAGAGGAAATCTACAAAGTCCAGGGAGTGGAACAG AATAATCAAATTACCATGTCTACTCCTCTGGAAATGCTCTTGAACTGGATCCAG TCAATTACCAGGAAGAATGACTTCAAGTTAGAAAGCTTTGCATCATTGGTGGATGGAAAGGGGATATGGTTCTTGCTTGACTACTATTTTCGTCAAGAAGTTTGCTGTCGATGTCTACACAGAGAG GATCCTGGTGGTCAAGAAGGCCCTCAATCAGTAATGTCCAATACCGATTACCATGATGcagttcaaaattttattctgTCGCAAAAGTTGACAGCACTTTTGGGAAGCTTTCCTGAG GTCCTACAGATTGGTGACTTACTGGAACATAATGCAGTAGTTAGCAACCAAAGTGTGATTATACTGTTGGCTTTCCTATCATCAAAGCTGATCGTCAAGGAGAATTTG GAGCAACTGAATTTTCATAAGTTGCTGTGCTCTAGCTGTCAAGTTCAGGAGAAGAGATATTCGCGCATCAGAATCAGTTGCAGCAGCTCTGAAGCAGTTACAATCGAGGAACCAGACAGAGAAAATGGAGAAG ATGCTACTAAAAGGTTCCAGGCAATCAAAGCCTGGTGGCAGGACATGGccaaccaaaatcaaatttctgtTGGAAAAGCTAATAGCCATACTCTGCAAGGCTCCTTGTCTAGAAAATGCACCACGGATTCCCAACGAG CATACCTCTTACTTGCAGAAATTGCAGCAGTGATCATACAATCGAATATTAGGGGACTTCATGCACGCCGCAAGTTTAGAAATAAGATGAGAGCAATCTGCTTCTTACAAGCTGCTGTTCGGACATGGTTATCAGTGAAAAATATACAAGTTGTTGAGAAATTCAATGTTGAGGAAGTTACTTTACATTTATCTG AAAGATCGGCCAACTTAAAACCTGTAGCTAGATATGTCAAGTTCATTGTTGATCGAAGTCGTTTCATCAAGTTGAGGAAATCTGTTTCCGTCATTCAGAAAGCTGTAAGGAGACATCAGAGCAACCTTCATCATGAGCTGAAAGCAGCACTCAGAATTCAACTAGCTTGGAGgagttataaagaaaaagttatctCTTCTATCACCATCCAATCTTATGTTCGTGGATGGATCACACGCAGAATGAATCGGACATACAAGTTTTCTTCCATACTTATTCAA AGATACTGCCGTGGTTGGTTGGCGAGAAGGAAGTTTTGTCTTCAGAGAGAAGCAACGATAAGCATTCAGAGTGCTATCCGAAAATTTAACTGCATGATGTCATTTCATCGTTGCAAGCATGCAGCCACACAGGTTCAACGGCTTGTTAGGGGACAAATTGTTCGAAGCAGGCTTCAAG GAGCTTCTACTCTCTATTCAAAACTTGACGAAGGCGTTTCAAGACTTCCACAACACAGCTTTGGGATGACAAAAATGCTACATTCCGTCATTAAAGTGCAGCGTTGGTGGAGAGAATTTCTCCATTCAAAGAATATGAGAATAAAATCAGCAGTCTTAATACAGAGTCATATTCGAGGTTTATTTGCCAGACGAAAAACTTCTGTGGAAAGACATAACATTGTCATGATTCAA TCACACTGGAGAGGTTATCTCACACGCAAAGCATCAAAGGCTCAAGTTCTGGATCTGAGAGTACGAATGCAAACTTCTGCAGCAAACATAGATGACAAGAAACGGTTGATAAACAAGCTTCTTTCTGCGCTTTCGGAACTACTGAGCATGAAAAACGTCCACAACATTCTTCACATTTGTGAAACTTTGG AATCGGCAACCAAATACTCTGACAAATGCTGTGAAGAGCTTGTGGCAGCTGGAGCTATAGAAAAGTTGCTAACATTGATCCGGTCTGCAAGCAGAAGCATCCCTGATcaacaagtttcaaaacatGCACTATCAACTTTGGGACATCTTGCTCGTTATCCACAAATGGCAGATGAGCTAATCAACACGAAAGGTTCCATTCAGACAATCTTCTGGGAACTACTCAG gaacaaagaagaagcatatTTCATTGCATCAGATGTTCTGAAGAAAATATGCAGTAGCCATAAAGGCGTAGAAGCAGTTCGAAAGCTTCCTGCACTGGTAAAACGGTTACACGTCTTAGTTGAGGAGCTAACTCGTAAGGCAAACATCGAGAAACG GAACGTTAAGGGACAGactggaaaagaaaagagtgagAGAAGATTAAAAGAAGCTATTGAGCTTGTTAAGCTTATAACCAGAAGATGA